Proteins encoded in a region of the Neodiprion lecontei isolate iyNeoLeco1 chromosome 5, iyNeoLeco1.1, whole genome shotgun sequence genome:
- the LOC107217254 gene encoding IQ motif and SEC7 domain-containing protein 1 isoform X7 produces MNFPQKMDRPSHSASLGQVHGAGSHGMYSTGSQSALSTSYITGQSYIQGQNYIHTSYPASTTQAFPHAGYPQPQSYGAMVQGYGGQPQSSYQQPLHKKGSVRNGDVLKRCRLQNPYELSQDLLDKQIEMLERKYGGVKARNAALTIQRAFRRYTLLKKFAAITAMAKAEKRLSRRLQETAERPGSAMENERVAYHSQIYIQQVQSANNRPMPIRSMSLRERRHIDNSQSSAHIPRSQSGRCEIQAGPTQSPAAGHHQNNHNLHQNSHNVHQLGRHTPSLMPSPCVRHQQPPPSPCWDSSSQGSGSSIHYYNPQEALCGLRQETPPRDMHRTPCTSPSTPQNLQAPPPQSWGNSSQPGSGSRVRNSGKKVPPEVPKRTSSITSRSMEGRHNGLSKSVENGSLSSVQSSGSDSTNCESSEGDAHRGSPIWKHKGISSSPEHQECGHITESSGPMSSIKELSHSHASSGYQLPLMDDTEAPPQTSYKVSETVRKRQYRVGLNLFNKKPERGISYLIRRGFLENSPQGVARFLISRKGLSKQMIGEYLGNLQNSFNMAVLECFSHELDLSGMQVDVALRKFQAYFRMPGEAQKIERLMEVYSQRYCQCNPDVVARLRSPDTVFVLAFAIIMLNTDLHTPNLKPERRMRLDDFIKNLRGIDDCGDIDRDILVGIYERVKANEFKPGSDHVTQVMKVQATIVGKKPNMALPHRRLVCYCRLYEIPDIHKKERPGVHQREVFLFNDLLVVTKILSKKKSSVTYTFRQSFPLCGMVVTLFEVAHYPYGIRLSQRVDGKVLVTFNARNEHDRCKFAEDLRESISEMDEMETLRIETELERQKSSRGARGSAENRDSGVADVEVCPCPGTCTERTEAVDLDTQLKRSALSNSLLDIHEQFAGEKPQRRGSVGSLDSGMSISFQSTSASSMSQGVKNQNPVQAHHPVHPGATIPGGAKGLAQQPSFLGGLFAKRERKPSRSEDTGPYSRTTEV; encoded by the exons ATGAA TTTTCCACAAAAAATGGATAGGCCATCGCACAGCGCCAGTCTTGGGCAAGTTCATGGTGCGGGTTCCCACGGGATGTATTCTACCGGAAGTCAGTCGGCGCTCTCTACTTCGTACATCACAGGACAGTCGTACATCCAGGGCCAGAATTATATTCACACGTCGTACCCGGCATCAACGACCCAAGCATTTCCACACGCTGGATACCCGCAACCACAAAGCTATGGTGCTATGGTCCAAGGCTATGGTGGGCAACCTCAGTCATCTTACCAGCAGCCACTGCATAAAAAGGGCTCCGTCAGAAATGGCGACGTTCTCAAGCGTTGCAGACTTCAAAACCC GTACGAGCTCTCCCAAGACCTGCTAGACAAGCAGATTGAAATGCTGGAGCGAAAATACGGCGGTGTAAAAGCTAGAAACGCAGCTCTGACAATCCAGCGAGCGTTCCGCAGGTATACACTGCTGAAGAAATTCGCGGCGATCACAGCAATGGCCAAAGCAGAAAAACGACTCAGCAGACGTCTGCAGGAGACAGCTGAGAGACCAGGAAGCGCGATGGAGAATGAGAGAGTCGCTTACCACAGTCAGATATACATACAGCAAGTCCAATCGGCAAACAACCGACCAATGCCCATCAGAAGTATGTCGTTGAGGGAAAGAAGGCATATCGACAATTCTCAATCGTCCGCTCATATACCGAGAAGTCAGAGTGGCCGCTGCGAGATCCAAGCTGGTCCCACTCAGTCCCCGGCCGCAGGGCACCATCAGAATAACCACAACTTGCATCAGAACAGTCACAACGTGCATCAACTTGGCCGTCACACGCCTTCGCTGATGCCCAGCCCTTGCGTAAGACATCAACAACCTCCTCCGAGTCCGTGTTGGGACTCGAGTTCCCAGGGTAGCGGGTCTAGCATCCATTACTACAACCCTCAAGAAGCCCTGTGCGGCTTGAGACAGGAGACGCCACCTAGAGATATGCATAGAACTCCGTGCACGTCTCCGTCGACCCCGCAGAACCTTCAGGCCCCGCCGCCTCAGTCATGGGGCAACAGTTCCCAGCCAGGATCCGGGAGCAGAGTCAGGAATTCGGGGAAAAAAGTACCGCCGGAAGTTCCGAAGAGAACGTCATCGATAACTTCCAGGTCTATGGAGGGTAGACATAACGGGCTCAGCAAGAGTGTTGAGAATGGAAGTCTGAGCTCTGTCCAAAGCTCTGGGAGCGACTCGACAAATTGCGAAAGTTCCGAGGGTGACGCTCACAGAGGTTCGCCGATATGGAAACACAAAGGAATC TCGAGTTCACCCGAACACCAAGAATGCGGACACATAACAGAGAGCAGCGGTCCGATGAGCAGCATAAAAGAACTAAGTCATTCGCACGCCAGCTCCGGCTACCAGCTCCCATTGATGGATGATACGGAAGCACCACCGCAAACAAGTTATAAAGTTTCGGAGACTGTCAGAAAACGCCAGTACAGAGTGGGGCTGAATTTGTTTAACAAAAAACCGGAGCGGGGTATCAGCTACCTAATCAGGCGAGGCTTTTTGGAAAACAGTCCCCAAGGTGTCGCCAGGTTTCTGATCAGCAGGAAAGGATTGTCCAAACAGATGATCGGGGAGTATCTTGGAAACCTCCAGAATTCGTTCAACATGGCTGTTCTAGA GTGCTTCTCTCACGAACTGGATCTGTCGGGTATGCAGGTCGACGTAGCCCTTCGTAAATTCCAAGCATATTTCCGCATGCCCGGTGAGGCACAGAAAATCGAACGTCTGATGGAAGTTTACAGCCAACGGTACTGTCAGTGCAACCCTGACGTAGTCGCTCGTCTACGCTCGCCGGATACGGTCTTCGTATTAGCGTTTGCGATAATAATGCTGAACACCGATTTGCACACGCCAAACTTGAAACCCGAGCGAAGGATGAGACTCGatgatttcataaaaaatctACGGGGAATAGACGACTGCGGAGATATCGACCGGGACATACTCGTTGGGATATACGAGAGAGTTAAGGCCAACGAGTTCAAACCTGGTTCGGACCATGTTACTCAAGTGATGAAGGTCCAGGCAACGATCGTTGGCAAAAAACCAAACATGGCTCTGCCGCATCGTAGACTCGTGTGCTACTGTAGGCTGTACGAAATACCGGATATCCACAAGAAGGAAAGACCTGGCGTTCATCAGAGAGAAGTATTCCTCTTCAACGATCTCCTCGTTGTGACGAAGATATTGAGCAAGAAGAAGAGCAGCGTCACTTACACATTCAGACAGAGTTTCCCACTCTGCGGTATGGTCGTTACTTTGTTCGAAGTTGCAC ATTATCCTTACGGGATAAGATTGTCCCAACGCGTCGACGGTAAGGTGCTCGTGACGTTCAACGCGAGAAACGAACACGACCGCTGCAAGTTTGCAGAGGACTTGAGGGAGTCGATCAGTGAAATGGACGAGATGGAGACACTGAGGATCGAGACGGAATTGGAAAGGCAGAAAAGCAGCCGCGGGGCGAGAGGCAGCGCCGAAAATCGAGACTCCGGCGTTGCAGACGTCGAGGTTTGTCCCTGTCCCGGAACTTGCACGGAAAGAACTGAGGCGGTGGATCTTGATACGCAGCTGAAGAGGTCCGCGCTGAGTAATTCACTACTGGATATCCACGAGCAGT TTGCAGGAGAGAAACCACAACGGCGTGGAAGCGTTGGCTCGCTGGATAGCGGTATGtctatttcttttcaatctaCTTCAGCCAGCTCGATGAGCCAGGGCGTAAAGAATCAAAATCCGGTGCAAGCGCATCATCCTGTTCACCCAGGGGCAACTATCCCTGGGGGTGCTAAGGGTTTGGCTCAGCAGCCATCTTTTCTAGGAGGTCTTTTCGCCAAACGCGAACGCAAACCGTCGAGATCTGAAGATACTGGGCCATACAGTCGTACTACCGAAGTATGA
- the LOC107217254 gene encoding IQ motif and SEC7 domain-containing protein 1 isoform X2: MFGVTIVEQRERRPPPAGCGQNHQYHQTVRTSKVHHSSRTTRIVTVQERVVRSRLQLGYSTPTAFMHRFPQKMDRPSHSASLGQVHGAGSHGMYSTGSQSALSTSYITGQSYIQGQNYIHTSYPASTTQAFPHAGYPQPQSYGAMVQGYGGQPQSSYQQPLHKKGSVRNGDVLKRCRLQNPYELSQDLLDKQIEMLERKYGGVKARNAALTIQRAFRRYTLLKKFAAITAMAKAEKRLSRRLQETAERPGSAMENERVAYHSQIYIQQVQSANNRPMPIRSMSLRERRHIDNSQSSAHIPRSQSGRCEIQAGPTQSPAAGHHQNNHNLHQNSHNVHQLGRHTPSLMPSPCVRHQQPPPSPCWDSSSQGSGSSIHYYNPQEALCGLRQETPPRDMHRTPCTSPSTPQNLQAPPPQSWGNSSQPGSGSRVRNSGKKVPPEVPKRTSSITSRSMEGRHNGLSKSVENGSLSSVQSSGSDSTNCESSEGDAHRGSPIWKHKGISSSPEHQECGHITESSGPMSSIKELSHSHASSGYQLPLMDDTEAPPQTSYKVSETVRKRQYRVGLNLFNKKPERGISYLIRRGFLENSPQGVARFLISRKGLSKQMIGEYLGNLQNSFNMAVLECFSHELDLSGMQVDVALRKFQAYFRMPGEAQKIERLMEVYSQRYCQCNPDVVARLRSPDTVFVLAFAIIMLNTDLHTPNLKPERRMRLDDFIKNLRGIDDCGDIDRDILVGIYERVKANEFKPGSDHVTQVMKVQATIVGKKPNMALPHRRLVCYCRLYEIPDIHKKERPGVHQREVFLFNDLLVVTKILSKKKSSVTYTFRQSFPLCGMVVTLFEVAHYPYGIRLSQRVDGKVLVTFNARNEHDRCKFAEDLRESISEMDEMETLRIETELERQKSSRGARGSAENRDSGVADVEVCPCPGTCTERTEAVDLDTQLKRSALSNSLLDIHEQFAGEKPQRRGSVGSLDSGMSISFQSTSASSMSQGVKNQNPVQAHHPVHPGATIPGGAKGLAQQPSFLGGLFAKRERKPSRSEDTGPYSRTTEV; encoded by the exons TTTTCCACAAAAAATGGATAGGCCATCGCACAGCGCCAGTCTTGGGCAAGTTCATGGTGCGGGTTCCCACGGGATGTATTCTACCGGAAGTCAGTCGGCGCTCTCTACTTCGTACATCACAGGACAGTCGTACATCCAGGGCCAGAATTATATTCACACGTCGTACCCGGCATCAACGACCCAAGCATTTCCACACGCTGGATACCCGCAACCACAAAGCTATGGTGCTATGGTCCAAGGCTATGGTGGGCAACCTCAGTCATCTTACCAGCAGCCACTGCATAAAAAGGGCTCCGTCAGAAATGGCGACGTTCTCAAGCGTTGCAGACTTCAAAACCC GTACGAGCTCTCCCAAGACCTGCTAGACAAGCAGATTGAAATGCTGGAGCGAAAATACGGCGGTGTAAAAGCTAGAAACGCAGCTCTGACAATCCAGCGAGCGTTCCGCAGGTATACACTGCTGAAGAAATTCGCGGCGATCACAGCAATGGCCAAAGCAGAAAAACGACTCAGCAGACGTCTGCAGGAGACAGCTGAGAGACCAGGAAGCGCGATGGAGAATGAGAGAGTCGCTTACCACAGTCAGATATACATACAGCAAGTCCAATCGGCAAACAACCGACCAATGCCCATCAGAAGTATGTCGTTGAGGGAAAGAAGGCATATCGACAATTCTCAATCGTCCGCTCATATACCGAGAAGTCAGAGTGGCCGCTGCGAGATCCAAGCTGGTCCCACTCAGTCCCCGGCCGCAGGGCACCATCAGAATAACCACAACTTGCATCAGAACAGTCACAACGTGCATCAACTTGGCCGTCACACGCCTTCGCTGATGCCCAGCCCTTGCGTAAGACATCAACAACCTCCTCCGAGTCCGTGTTGGGACTCGAGTTCCCAGGGTAGCGGGTCTAGCATCCATTACTACAACCCTCAAGAAGCCCTGTGCGGCTTGAGACAGGAGACGCCACCTAGAGATATGCATAGAACTCCGTGCACGTCTCCGTCGACCCCGCAGAACCTTCAGGCCCCGCCGCCTCAGTCATGGGGCAACAGTTCCCAGCCAGGATCCGGGAGCAGAGTCAGGAATTCGGGGAAAAAAGTACCGCCGGAAGTTCCGAAGAGAACGTCATCGATAACTTCCAGGTCTATGGAGGGTAGACATAACGGGCTCAGCAAGAGTGTTGAGAATGGAAGTCTGAGCTCTGTCCAAAGCTCTGGGAGCGACTCGACAAATTGCGAAAGTTCCGAGGGTGACGCTCACAGAGGTTCGCCGATATGGAAACACAAAGGAATC TCGAGTTCACCCGAACACCAAGAATGCGGACACATAACAGAGAGCAGCGGTCCGATGAGCAGCATAAAAGAACTAAGTCATTCGCACGCCAGCTCCGGCTACCAGCTCCCATTGATGGATGATACGGAAGCACCACCGCAAACAAGTTATAAAGTTTCGGAGACTGTCAGAAAACGCCAGTACAGAGTGGGGCTGAATTTGTTTAACAAAAAACCGGAGCGGGGTATCAGCTACCTAATCAGGCGAGGCTTTTTGGAAAACAGTCCCCAAGGTGTCGCCAGGTTTCTGATCAGCAGGAAAGGATTGTCCAAACAGATGATCGGGGAGTATCTTGGAAACCTCCAGAATTCGTTCAACATGGCTGTTCTAGA GTGCTTCTCTCACGAACTGGATCTGTCGGGTATGCAGGTCGACGTAGCCCTTCGTAAATTCCAAGCATATTTCCGCATGCCCGGTGAGGCACAGAAAATCGAACGTCTGATGGAAGTTTACAGCCAACGGTACTGTCAGTGCAACCCTGACGTAGTCGCTCGTCTACGCTCGCCGGATACGGTCTTCGTATTAGCGTTTGCGATAATAATGCTGAACACCGATTTGCACACGCCAAACTTGAAACCCGAGCGAAGGATGAGACTCGatgatttcataaaaaatctACGGGGAATAGACGACTGCGGAGATATCGACCGGGACATACTCGTTGGGATATACGAGAGAGTTAAGGCCAACGAGTTCAAACCTGGTTCGGACCATGTTACTCAAGTGATGAAGGTCCAGGCAACGATCGTTGGCAAAAAACCAAACATGGCTCTGCCGCATCGTAGACTCGTGTGCTACTGTAGGCTGTACGAAATACCGGATATCCACAAGAAGGAAAGACCTGGCGTTCATCAGAGAGAAGTATTCCTCTTCAACGATCTCCTCGTTGTGACGAAGATATTGAGCAAGAAGAAGAGCAGCGTCACTTACACATTCAGACAGAGTTTCCCACTCTGCGGTATGGTCGTTACTTTGTTCGAAGTTGCAC ATTATCCTTACGGGATAAGATTGTCCCAACGCGTCGACGGTAAGGTGCTCGTGACGTTCAACGCGAGAAACGAACACGACCGCTGCAAGTTTGCAGAGGACTTGAGGGAGTCGATCAGTGAAATGGACGAGATGGAGACACTGAGGATCGAGACGGAATTGGAAAGGCAGAAAAGCAGCCGCGGGGCGAGAGGCAGCGCCGAAAATCGAGACTCCGGCGTTGCAGACGTCGAGGTTTGTCCCTGTCCCGGAACTTGCACGGAAAGAACTGAGGCGGTGGATCTTGATACGCAGCTGAAGAGGTCCGCGCTGAGTAATTCACTACTGGATATCCACGAGCAGT TTGCAGGAGAGAAACCACAACGGCGTGGAAGCGTTGGCTCGCTGGATAGCGGTATGtctatttcttttcaatctaCTTCAGCCAGCTCGATGAGCCAGGGCGTAAAGAATCAAAATCCGGTGCAAGCGCATCATCCTGTTCACCCAGGGGCAACTATCCCTGGGGGTGCTAAGGGTTTGGCTCAGCAGCCATCTTTTCTAGGAGGTCTTTTCGCCAAACGCGAACGCAAACCGTCGAGATCTGAAGATACTGGGCCATACAGTCGTACTACCGAAGTATGA
- the LOC107217254 gene encoding IQ motif and SEC7 domain-containing protein 1 isoform X5 — translation MSFPQKMDRPSHSASLGQVHGAGSHGMYSTGSQSALSTSYITGQSYIQGQNYIHTSYPASTTQAFPHAGYPQPQSYGAMVQGYGGQPQSSYQQPLHKKGSVRNGDVLKRCRLQNPYELSQDLLDKQIEMLERKYGGVKARNAALTIQRAFRRYTLLKKFAAITAMAKAEKRLSRRLQETAERPGSAMENERVAYHSQIYIQQVQSANNRPMPIRSMSLRERRHIDNSQSSAHIPRSQSGRCEIQAGPTQSPAAGHHQNNHNLHQNSHNVHQLGRHTPSLMPSPCVRHQQPPPSPCWDSSSQGSGSSIHYYNPQEALCGLRQETPPRDMHRTPCTSPSTPQNLQAPPPQSWGNSSQPGSGSRVRNSGKKVPPEVPKRTSSITSRSMEGRHNGLSKSVENGSLSSVQSSGSDSTNCESSEGDAHRGSPIWKHKGISSSPEHQECGHITESSGPMSSIKELSHSHASSGYQLPLMDDTEAPPQTSYKVSETVRKRQYRVGLNLFNKKPERGISYLIRRGFLENSPQGVARFLISRKGLSKQMIGEYLGNLQNSFNMAVLECFSHELDLSGMQVDVALRKFQAYFRMPGEAQKIERLMEVYSQRYCQCNPDVVARLRSPDTVFVLAFAIIMLNTDLHTPNLKPERRMRLDDFIKNLRGIDDCGDIDRDILVGIYERVKANEFKPGSDHVTQVMKVQATIVGKKPNMALPHRRLVCYCRLYEIPDIHKKERPGVHQREVFLFNDLLVVTKILSKKKSSVTYTFRQSFPLCGMVVTLFEVAHYPYGIRLSQRVDGKVLVTFNARNEHDRCKFAEDLRESISEMDEMETLRIETELERQKSSRGARGSAENRDSGVADVEVCPCPGTCTERTEAVDLDTQLKRSALSNSLLDIHEQFAGEKPQRRGSVGSLDSGMSISFQSTSASSMSQGVKNQNPVQAHHPVHPGATIPGGAKGLAQQPSFLGGLFAKRERKPSRSEDTGPYSRTTEV, via the exons TTTTCCACAAAAAATGGATAGGCCATCGCACAGCGCCAGTCTTGGGCAAGTTCATGGTGCGGGTTCCCACGGGATGTATTCTACCGGAAGTCAGTCGGCGCTCTCTACTTCGTACATCACAGGACAGTCGTACATCCAGGGCCAGAATTATATTCACACGTCGTACCCGGCATCAACGACCCAAGCATTTCCACACGCTGGATACCCGCAACCACAAAGCTATGGTGCTATGGTCCAAGGCTATGGTGGGCAACCTCAGTCATCTTACCAGCAGCCACTGCATAAAAAGGGCTCCGTCAGAAATGGCGACGTTCTCAAGCGTTGCAGACTTCAAAACCC GTACGAGCTCTCCCAAGACCTGCTAGACAAGCAGATTGAAATGCTGGAGCGAAAATACGGCGGTGTAAAAGCTAGAAACGCAGCTCTGACAATCCAGCGAGCGTTCCGCAGGTATACACTGCTGAAGAAATTCGCGGCGATCACAGCAATGGCCAAAGCAGAAAAACGACTCAGCAGACGTCTGCAGGAGACAGCTGAGAGACCAGGAAGCGCGATGGAGAATGAGAGAGTCGCTTACCACAGTCAGATATACATACAGCAAGTCCAATCGGCAAACAACCGACCAATGCCCATCAGAAGTATGTCGTTGAGGGAAAGAAGGCATATCGACAATTCTCAATCGTCCGCTCATATACCGAGAAGTCAGAGTGGCCGCTGCGAGATCCAAGCTGGTCCCACTCAGTCCCCGGCCGCAGGGCACCATCAGAATAACCACAACTTGCATCAGAACAGTCACAACGTGCATCAACTTGGCCGTCACACGCCTTCGCTGATGCCCAGCCCTTGCGTAAGACATCAACAACCTCCTCCGAGTCCGTGTTGGGACTCGAGTTCCCAGGGTAGCGGGTCTAGCATCCATTACTACAACCCTCAAGAAGCCCTGTGCGGCTTGAGACAGGAGACGCCACCTAGAGATATGCATAGAACTCCGTGCACGTCTCCGTCGACCCCGCAGAACCTTCAGGCCCCGCCGCCTCAGTCATGGGGCAACAGTTCCCAGCCAGGATCCGGGAGCAGAGTCAGGAATTCGGGGAAAAAAGTACCGCCGGAAGTTCCGAAGAGAACGTCATCGATAACTTCCAGGTCTATGGAGGGTAGACATAACGGGCTCAGCAAGAGTGTTGAGAATGGAAGTCTGAGCTCTGTCCAAAGCTCTGGGAGCGACTCGACAAATTGCGAAAGTTCCGAGGGTGACGCTCACAGAGGTTCGCCGATATGGAAACACAAAGGAATC TCGAGTTCACCCGAACACCAAGAATGCGGACACATAACAGAGAGCAGCGGTCCGATGAGCAGCATAAAAGAACTAAGTCATTCGCACGCCAGCTCCGGCTACCAGCTCCCATTGATGGATGATACGGAAGCACCACCGCAAACAAGTTATAAAGTTTCGGAGACTGTCAGAAAACGCCAGTACAGAGTGGGGCTGAATTTGTTTAACAAAAAACCGGAGCGGGGTATCAGCTACCTAATCAGGCGAGGCTTTTTGGAAAACAGTCCCCAAGGTGTCGCCAGGTTTCTGATCAGCAGGAAAGGATTGTCCAAACAGATGATCGGGGAGTATCTTGGAAACCTCCAGAATTCGTTCAACATGGCTGTTCTAGA GTGCTTCTCTCACGAACTGGATCTGTCGGGTATGCAGGTCGACGTAGCCCTTCGTAAATTCCAAGCATATTTCCGCATGCCCGGTGAGGCACAGAAAATCGAACGTCTGATGGAAGTTTACAGCCAACGGTACTGTCAGTGCAACCCTGACGTAGTCGCTCGTCTACGCTCGCCGGATACGGTCTTCGTATTAGCGTTTGCGATAATAATGCTGAACACCGATTTGCACACGCCAAACTTGAAACCCGAGCGAAGGATGAGACTCGatgatttcataaaaaatctACGGGGAATAGACGACTGCGGAGATATCGACCGGGACATACTCGTTGGGATATACGAGAGAGTTAAGGCCAACGAGTTCAAACCTGGTTCGGACCATGTTACTCAAGTGATGAAGGTCCAGGCAACGATCGTTGGCAAAAAACCAAACATGGCTCTGCCGCATCGTAGACTCGTGTGCTACTGTAGGCTGTACGAAATACCGGATATCCACAAGAAGGAAAGACCTGGCGTTCATCAGAGAGAAGTATTCCTCTTCAACGATCTCCTCGTTGTGACGAAGATATTGAGCAAGAAGAAGAGCAGCGTCACTTACACATTCAGACAGAGTTTCCCACTCTGCGGTATGGTCGTTACTTTGTTCGAAGTTGCAC ATTATCCTTACGGGATAAGATTGTCCCAACGCGTCGACGGTAAGGTGCTCGTGACGTTCAACGCGAGAAACGAACACGACCGCTGCAAGTTTGCAGAGGACTTGAGGGAGTCGATCAGTGAAATGGACGAGATGGAGACACTGAGGATCGAGACGGAATTGGAAAGGCAGAAAAGCAGCCGCGGGGCGAGAGGCAGCGCCGAAAATCGAGACTCCGGCGTTGCAGACGTCGAGGTTTGTCCCTGTCCCGGAACTTGCACGGAAAGAACTGAGGCGGTGGATCTTGATACGCAGCTGAAGAGGTCCGCGCTGAGTAATTCACTACTGGATATCCACGAGCAGT TTGCAGGAGAGAAACCACAACGGCGTGGAAGCGTTGGCTCGCTGGATAGCGGTATGtctatttcttttcaatctaCTTCAGCCAGCTCGATGAGCCAGGGCGTAAAGAATCAAAATCCGGTGCAAGCGCATCATCCTGTTCACCCAGGGGCAACTATCCCTGGGGGTGCTAAGGGTTTGGCTCAGCAGCCATCTTTTCTAGGAGGTCTTTTCGCCAAACGCGAACGCAAACCGTCGAGATCTGAAGATACTGGGCCATACAGTCGTACTACCGAAGTATGA